From the Chlamydiota bacterium genome, the window ATTACAGATATTTTTTATCTAAATTTTTCTACCTGGACATTTTTAAAAGGCATCAACCCCTATTTTTTGCAAGAGGGAACTCGGAGGTTGGATGCACAAATAGGATTGAACGCGTTGTATTTACCAAAATTCTCTATCCAATTTTTTTCCATTCCCAATCATTGGAGTTTTTCTATTGGAGATTTATTGCTTCTTAAATGTCCTTTTGAACTCAAACTTTTTTTGCTTGTTGTCTTGTTGTTTGGTTGTGTTGTTTCGATGCTAAAGTGCACACAAAAAATACACAATCAACGACGATGGGAGAAAAAAGTGTGTATGCAATCAAAAGTCGTTGATCCTTGTGTTTTTGATTCTCGCTTGAGAAAAGTGATAGAAAAAAGAAAGGTTGAGGTGCTTTTTTTTGAAAAAATTCATGTGCCTGTTGTTTTTGGTATGTTTAGGCCAAAACTTATATTGCCAGAGGGCTTTTTTTCAAAATATTCACAAGAAGAACAAAATGCTATTTTGGCCCATGAGCTTAAACACGTGGTTTGGTTTGATATTTTAACAGCCTATTTTGTGACCATCATTTGTCATCTATTTTGGTTTATTCCATTGATAGCTAGGATAAAAAAACATGTGTTTTTTCATAGAGAATTGGCCTGTGACATGGGCGCTATCAAACAAGGATGCAATAAAAAAATCCTAGTTAAGGCGATTTTGAAAACATTGGATAGACCCAAATTCTCATTAGCCATGAGTTTTAATCAGACGCATCACATGATCTTGCGCTTAGAAACGCTTTTGAAAATCAAGAAAACGTATTTTTTTGAAATCCTTCTTATTTGTGTATTTGGAGGGTTTCTATTAGCCATTTTGCTTGGAAAATTTTGGATTTTCTGAGTTTTTTTTAACCTGTGTTACTACAAGTGTAGTAACCAATAAATATGAAAGGAGAAGAAGATGAAAAAAATAGCCATTTTATTATCAACACTAGTCTGTAGTTTTGTATCAGCTGAACAAACGTTGATTCATTTTACAGATTTAAAGAATGAAGACATTGCGCATTTTAGCTCAATGTGTAAGGAGATGGAGCATACCATCATTCTTTTTGATAAAGGAACAAAGGTTCCGTTAGATTTTTTTATAAAAAGCGATTTTTTTAACTTAGGTGAAACAACTCCTGTTTACCTAGAAATATTACAACCTTTTTATTTAAAGGCATCGCCTTTTGAAGGGTTTTTATTTTCAAGAGATTTAAAAACTTTTGAGCCATTTGAAAAATTCTTTACGGGGAATTTTAGCGTGACTTCAAAGGAAATAGGGGGTCAAATAGGATTTACCTTAGGAGGAGATGTCTTGAAGCGGTAAAGTCGATGCAAAGGGCTTTGCCCTTTGCATAAATTTAAGACAAAATCACGCAAGAATTTTTAGATGACCAATCCGTTGCATCAAAATAAATATGAGTCAATTCTGAACTAAGACCACAAGCACAAGAGAAGAGACGATGAGCATTCAATTGAACCTTATAAATCATCGTGTATGGATTTTTTGTTGTTTTGGTTAGCGGTTCTCCCAACTCTCTTTGGATTTTCCATAGGTCTTGATAGGCATCAAGCATTTTTTTGTCAGCTTTGACTATGTTAGCCCACCCTTGCCGACTTAAATTGTCTATACCAATAAACCTTCTCCAATTGCTTCCATCGAGTAAGGTGTTACCATACCGATAGATTGACTGTACCACTGAAGGAAGGTGTGTCTGTTCGCCTGAGCAAGAAGCTGGGACCATGAAATAAGCATTAACACTCAATTTTTTCAAATAGGCGGTTTGGAGATGTTCGTCCAAACTTCCACCTGTTTCAACAATTGCTTCAAGAGGCTGTCTTAAGAACTGCGTGTATTGAATCCACTTTAACTGAGAGGTTGTAAAGAAGCTGAAGCTTCGCAAAAGAGCATTTGCAACATGTAAACCTTTTCTTTTTGGACAGAAATAAGCAGAAAACAGACTTGCGACGATTTGATTAATCTGTAAACACTGCATGGGGTGGTGAGTCCAAGGAGAGGACCACTCCATATTAGTTCCTTCTCTAAAAATGGAGAGCTGTTTAAGGATTTGATTCAGGGTAGAAGAGGGTTTTAGATAGGCGTTAAATTTCAACATAGCAAAATAAGAAAATGCTGCCAGTGCCAAAGTTCCTACGGTAAGAGCGATTAAACGATAAGCGATTTTTTTTGTTCGTTCAGGATCGTCTTTTTTGACATTCTTAACTAATTGAGTTGCCGAGAAAAAGAGTGTTAATCCATATCCTAAAAAATCAGTAATTAGTAAAACTTCTTGAATTTTAAAGATGGTAGCAGCGAGTTCTGGATATTTTTGCAAATGGGATAGTATGACTTGGACAACATTATATGTTGTATAAAATACCTCAAAGCGTCGCTGATAATCAATGGTAGGTTGGTCGAGGTTCTCTAATGCTGTGGGTAGACCATTGACTTGAACATCAAGACGAGTCAAAGGAGGATTTTGTCTACAATTGGGACAAGTTGGAAGATGGATTGTGCTTACCTTTAACCCATATCCAGTGAGTCTACCATTTTTGAGATATGTTGTTATCTGTGTAGGATCTATTGTATCTAGTATTTTGGAGGAGATATCTTGCGATATACAACGTGCATGAAAAACATGGGAGAGACAATAAGTTGTTTTTTTCTGATCAGACTTAGGATCCAGACAAATTGAACAAGTATCATCAAAAGATGCTGGCGGAGGCAATTTCATCGTAGAAAGAGATAGTTCCATTGAGAAGTCGTCATTCTCTGCGTGGAAGGTTGATGGTTGGGAAACATTTAGCCAATGACGCTTTATGAGGTTTTGCCATAAACTATATACGGATCCAAGCAAATTGATTCCAAGCCAAAAACGACTGTTTGAAAAATAAAAAAGAGAGATATTAAAAACCAGTGTTGTCAAATGCAAACTTAAGGCGAGCTGTTGTTGAAAATCGATCTTTTTTTTGATAGTAATATCGGGTAATTCTTCTTCCTGATACGTTTCTACAGAATATTTTGAATTTGCATAAACGTATTGCGCAACCCCAGTGATTGCAGCAGCAGCAATAATAGCAACAATTGATATTCCAAAAATCCTTAAACTTTTGTTGGATACCGCTGAATGTGTTTGAAAATTTTTAAAAAAAAGAGATGGCAAGTGTTTATCGAGTTTTGCTGCATAGAGAAAAACGAGGCCTAAGTGAGCGACGTTAAAAGCATATCTAATATCATCAGTGTGTTTAATCATTTGTTCTTGAATTTGCTTAACTTTTGGATGAGCTTTTAGGTTAACCCCTTTTAATTGCTGGTGGAATGCGCTTTCCAATAGGGAGTGTATAAAAGAAATGCCCTGCCACTGTGAGCAAAGGTAAAAAATTCCTTTAGGAATGGTAGGAGATATGTATTGATAAATGCTAGCCATATTTCTTTGTTTTTTTAAAAAAATTGTACCCAAAAACTTGAATAAATGCAAGTAAAAATATTTTTTTACAAAAAAGGCTCAGGGCGAACGATTGAAGCAGGCTTTGCCCTTTGCATTAAAATATAAGTCATTAAGCCAAGTAAGCTTAAATAGCCACCAAAAGCAAAGTGAATAGGCAAATATTGATGCAGAAAAAGGCAGATAGAGATTGAGGGGTAACCTAGCCACTCTTTTCCAATGGACCGCCCCACAGAAAGGTTGTAAAAAGCATCATCTTTAAATAAATTTTTTTGATACGAGTAGAAGGGAGCTGCGAACATCACGCCAATAAGAATGAGGAAAAAGCGGATGAAAAAAAGGTTAAAAGAGATGCTGATGTCAAAGAAGAAAAAGAGGGGAATAGAAAACAATGTGGCTAAAAAAACAGATAGTTGCATCTGTGCTTTTTCTCCAATTCTGTGAGAAAGCCTTCCAAATAAAGGAAGAAGCAAAATATCAAGTGTCATAAAGCAAAGAAGCAGGCTCAAAGAAAGAGTGGGATCGTAATGATTTTCTAGCATGTAGGCATGGATCAAATGCGTGGACATGAGAAAAATTGCATAGGAAAAGCCTGTTTGTGCAATCACTGTAAGCAGATGGGGAAAGTATAATTGAGTTTTTTGAATAGAGGGAGAAGTTTTGGGCACTTTCCAAAAGACAAGAAAGGATAGACCACTGATAAAGTACAAAAGACGCCATAAATAAAGCGCATCAAAAAACAGCAACAAAAGGACCAAAATACCTGCAAAAAGCGTACCTAACATCCCAAGCATTTCGTAATGCGCACTCTTTTTTTCCTGTTTTTCTAAATATAAAAGAGAAGTGGCGGTTGTTTTCGGAGCGGAGAAGAAATCTAAGATATTTTTTAGGCCTAGAAAAAGCAGAGGTGTCAAAATACCTAAAGAACTTGGAATACAGACAATAGCAAAAGAGCCAAGCACATGGATCATTAAAGAAATACGCACAACAAAAAGCTGTTTAAAACGTCCAAAAAACATGGAAAAAAGGGGACGCAAAAAAAGACCCAAAGGAAAAAAAATAAAGATGAGCTGTTCTAAAGGCTGAAGATTGGGGAAAAAAAGAGGCGCTAGAAAAGGAGCTAAAAAGTAAAAACACGCTTTTTGAAAACGCTTAAAAAAGTGAATCCACAAATAGACCATGTGTTAAGTATAACAATTTTAATGGCTAGATACTATTTTAAAAAAAAGTTTTTGTATAGAATGAGGCCATGAAGAAAAATTCTGGGTTATTTGGGCTTTTTGTTGCCATTTTTGCCATTGGTTTTGGGTTTGCTTACGTCGATTCTAATCTTATAAGTATGAAAACAGCACTGAACTTAAGCCTTGGGCAGACTGTTTTGGTGATCAATGTGTTCATTTTTTTCATGATTACTACGCTTATGCCTTTGGGGCATCTGAGTGATCGTTTGGGAAACAAGTTGTTTTTGACATTTGGAATTCTTGGACTTGGCATTTTTCCTCTTTTGTTTGCGCTATCTACCAATTACACATGGGCTTTGATTTTTCGTGGTCTGGAGGGTGTGTCTGCGGCATGCATTTTACCCACAAGTATTGCCTACCTAACGACGCATTTTAAAGATTTTACTAAATCAATGGCCTATTTTTTATTCTTTTTTGTTCTAGGACTTTTGATAGGACCGCTTTTGGCTACCATGGCAGAAGGATATGTGACGTGGAATTTTGGCATCTTTTTTATGCCGGTGCTCTGTTTAATTGCATTTGTATTAACGCGCTCTTTAAAAGAGACAAAGATTCCAGGACATATAGATTATCTAGGGATGATTTTAAGCTTTTTTGCCACAGCTATTGCTTGTTTTACCATTTTAAGAAGTTTGAATCTCGAGACAAAACAGATTATTCTGTTAAGCATTGTAGCTCTGTTTTTATTCGTGATTCTATTGGTACATGAACATAAGCATAAGTTTTGTCTCGATCCAAAAGTCTTGCTGCATCCTACCTTTATTGTTTGTGCATTGGCTTCTTTGATTTTGGTATTGCTTGCATGGATTGGGTATTTTGCAAGTGCTTTGTACTTGCAAAACATGCTTTTAAAATCGCCTCAAAAACTGGAATTCTTTTTGCTTTGCGTTCCTTTGCCCTTTATTTTGGTCACAATTTGGAGCGCTTACATGGATCATGTCAAAGCCATTGGCTTGGGGGGACTGCTTTTAGGAGTCGGCTACATCATTCAGAGCTTTTTTACTTTAGAAACAGGGAATTTGCAGATTGTTGTTTCTATGGTTTTAATTGGTGGTGGAATTGGATTTATGCTGCCCAATTTGTCTGGCCTTGCACTCCATAGCATATGGAATAAAACAAAAGCGACAGAAAGCTCGATTGTCTTGTATATTCAATCGCTGAGTGTTGTGATTGGTTTGACACTGACAGGAGCCATTTTACGTTTTCAGGGACAATTGCAATATTTTAGGGACTTAGCTGGACAAAAAACGAGTAAGAGCGTGGGTGATGTCATTGTTAGTTTTTTTAAAACGCCACAAAAGTTTTTTTCTAATTTGGAAGATTTGACAAAAGTGTTTGAAAGCCGTGTGATCAGCTTTTTACAAGATGAATTTTTAGAAAAATATCGGATGATTATGTGGATTCTTGTGGGTGTTGTTGTTTTGATTGTGATCATGGGAATTTTTGGGGCAAAAAAGAAGAAGAAAAGAAAATGAAGTTGTATTTAGTCAGGCATGGAAAAGCACTTAGCGCCGAAGAAGATAGCGAAAAATCGTTAAGTTTTGAAGGAGAAGCCAACCTCTACTTTGTAGGAAGAGCCTACAGGAAGATGCAACTTAAATTTAACCTCATTGTCACAAGTCCTAAAAAAAGAACGCTACAAACCGCAGAAATTCTTGCTGAAAAAGTGTTGTATGATACAAATTCCATTGTGCAAACAGAGCTTTTGACAGCAGATAAGGATGCCAAGTCCACGCTAGATTTTTTGCTAAAACATACAGACAAAGAACACGTTTTGGTTGTAGGACACTTGCCCAATCTCCAAGAATTGATCTTTGAGCTTGTGGGTATGGGAAATGTGATTGGCTTAAATTTAGACAATGGGCAAACCATTGCTATGACATTTGACCCGTTGACAAAAGAAGCAAATCTTGATTGGATACTTACAACAAGTTTGTGTAAGTTGATGGTTACATAATGAAACTCCTGCATTATGCAAAAAACATGTTTTTTTCGAATTTTTTTCAAATTTTACGACAGGAGCAAGTTTCAAGTTTTTTTGAAAAATTTGCATAATGCAGGAGCCTCATAATGCATATCGACAATCCTCAGACATTTTCCGTAGATCAGGTTTTCAAAGCTCTTGAAACAAGCAAAGAAGGCCTATCTCAAGAACAAGCGAATTTGCGACTTGCCAAGTTTGGAAAAAACCTTGTTGAAACGAAGCAAATTCATCCTTTTTTTATCTTAGTGCGTCAATTTAAGAGTATCTTGATTTTTGTGTTGTGTTTAGCTGCGCTCATCTCTCTTTTCATGGGGCGATTTGTGGAGTTTTGGACAATTGTGGTGATTATTCTTATCAATGGCTTTTTGGGTTTTTGGCAGGAGTTAAAAGCCCTCAAATCGATGGAGGGGTTAAAAACCCAGACAAAAGGAAAAGTTTTGGTCTTGCGCGATCAAAAAAAAGAAGAAATCCCTCCGGAAGAACTTGTTGTAGGGGATATTGTTTATGTGCATGAAGGCGATGTGATCTACGCTGATATGCATTTGGTTGAATCGAACAGCTTGCAAACAGATGAAGCCAACGTGACCGGAGAGTCGTATCCTGTGGATAAAAATATTGAACAAGTAAGCGAGGATGTAAAAATTTTTGATCAAAAATGCCTACTT encodes:
- the gpmA_2 gene encoding 2,3-bisphosphoglycerate-dependent phosphoglycerate mutase: MKLYLVRHGKALSAEEDSEKSLSFEGEANLYFVGRAYRKMQLKFNLIVTSPKKRTLQTAEILAEKVLYDTNSIVQTELLTADKDAKSTLDFLLKHTDKEHVLVVGHLPNLQELIFELVGMGNVIGLNLDNGQTIAMTFDPLTKEANLDWILTTSLCKLMVT
- the blaR1 gene encoding Regulatory protein BlaR1; this translates as MIIHLILNIFINSVFSFLTIVLLIYALLFLFRIKNQRVIYCALMLPFIKLITDIFYLNFSTWTFLKGINPYFLQEGTRRLDAQIGLNALYLPKFSIQFFSIPNHWSFSIGDLLLLKCPFELKLFLLVVLLFGCVVSMLKCTQKIHNQRRWEKKVCMQSKVVDPCVFDSRLRKVIEKRKVEVLFFEKIHVPVVFGMFRPKLILPEGFFSKYSQEEQNAILAHELKHVVWFDILTAYFVTIICHLFWFIPLIARIKKHVFFHRELACDMGAIKQGCNKKILVKAILKTLDRPKFSLAMSFNQTHHMILRLETLLKIKKTYFFEILLICVFGGFLLAILLGKFWIF
- the proP gene encoding Proline/betaine transporter, whose protein sequence is MVYLWIHFFKRFQKACFYFLAPFLAPLFFPNLQPLEQLIFIFFPLGLFLRPLFSMFFGRFKQLFVVRISLMIHVLGSFAIVCIPSSLGILTPLLFLGLKNILDFFSAPKTTATSLLYLEKQEKKSAHYEMLGMLGTLFAGILVLLLLFFDALYLWRLLYFISGLSFLVFWKVPKTSPSIQKTQLYFPHLLTVIAQTGFSYAIFLMSTHLIHAYMLENHYDPTLSLSLLLCFMTLDILLLPLFGRLSHRIGEKAQMQLSVFLATLFSIPLFFFFDISISFNLFFIRFFLILIGVMFAAPFYSYQKNLFKDDAFYNLSVGRSIGKEWLGYPSISICLFLHQYLPIHFAFGGYLSLLGLMTYILMQRAKPASIVRPEPFL